A genomic stretch from Telopea speciosissima isolate NSW1024214 ecotype Mountain lineage chromosome 7, Tspe_v1, whole genome shotgun sequence includes:
- the LOC122668321 gene encoding TIR-only protein-like, with protein sequence MHNLGCSRLLRYQKQTHTATCRNPPPTPPYDVFISHQGRDTKRNLASLLYDHFTRRNLNPFLDNKSMKPGDKLLDKIDSSIWACKIGVSIFSPRYCSSYFCLHELTLMMEYKKKIIPIFCDVKPSELQIVLENGRCSTKELQRFKWAVEEAKHTVGLTFDSRNGDWLKLLRRASDTVVESLMELEADGDNNQCSCTPTQASFAY encoded by the exons ATGCATAATTTGGGTTGTAGTAGGCTTCTTAGATATCAGAAGCAAACTCACACGGCGACATGCCGGAATCCGCCGCCTACGCCACCTTACGATGTATTCATTAGCCATCAAGGAAGGGACACAAAGCGCAACCTAGCTAGTTTGCTCTACGATCACTTCACTCGCCGAAACCTAAATCCATTCTTGGACAACAAGAGCATGAAACCTGGTGACAAGCTCCTAGACAAGATTGATTCTTCAATTTGGGCTTGTAAGATCGGAGTTTCCATCTTCTCTCCACGTTATTGCAGCTCTTACTTCTGTCTTCATGAACTGACACTAATGATGGAATATAAGAAGAAAATCATCCCTATCTTCTGTGATGTCAAGCCCTCAGAACTTCAAATCGTTTTGGAAAATGGAAGATGTTCAACTAAAGAGTTGCAGAGGTTCAAATGGGCAGTTGAAGAGGCCAAACACACCGTAGGCTTAACATTCGATTCGCGAAATGG GGACTGGTTGAAACTCTTAAGAAGGGCTTCAGACACTGTGGTGGAGAGCTTGATGGAATTAGAGGCAGATGGAGACAATAACCAGTGCTCCTGCACTCCCA CTCAAGCCAGCTTTGCGTATTGA